The Triticum dicoccoides isolate Atlit2015 ecotype Zavitan chromosome 6A, WEW_v2.0, whole genome shotgun sequence genome has a window encoding:
- the LOC119316545 gene encoding mediator of RNA polymerase II transcription subunit 11-like isoform X2, with amino-acid sequence MIPQGQSSSLERLHNVEQRMVRVVELSGAVMEELGNSQGPRAEAVAAHCREFMLYMKEIQTTLREEIKSACEYRPFEKCDYSARIANEICCKKLEYVIEKMDAMQLNMEQSSNGV; translated from the exons ATGATCCCGCAGGGTcagagcagctcgctggagcgcctCCACAACGTTGAGCAG CGGATGGTGCGGGTGGTGGAGCTGTCGGGCGCGGTCATGGAGGAGCTCGGAAACTCGCAGGGTCCCCGCGCCGAAGCCGTAGCCGCCCACTGCCGCGAGTTCATGCTCTACATGAAG GAAATACAAACAACTTTGCGCGAGGAAATAAAAAGTGCTTGTGAATATCGTCCATTTGAGAAGTGCGACTATAGTGCAAGAATCGCTAATGAGATTTGTTGCAAAAAGCTGGAGTATGTAATTGAGAAGATGGATGCTATGCAACTAAACATGGAGCAAAGTTCTAATGGAGTTTAG
- the LOC119316545 gene encoding uncharacterized protein LOC119316545 isoform X1, with amino-acid sequence MVSCLFLRNLHGVRYSSWCTRKPAVSVSFLLRNESALHLSSLLQRCSGQYVLPSSTCISSRTMAFSTRNLASWTWTQSASLALNCSVTFRRLVCKQLNTPSSVKTAGSSETLLTARREEAVMDASLLNRSMDWAKGLLAGSLVSGSSSSRYHCVMFKLSRSSDMAGQERSSLAIANAALLLVYSWNSSSSRSLRFGKVGRMAPPCSSSP; translated from the coding sequence ATGGTTTCCTGCTTGTTCCTAAGAAACTTGCACGGGGTTCGCTATTCTAGCTGGTGCACCCGAAAGCCGGCCGTGTCCGTCAGCTTCCTCCTGCGGAACGAATCGGCTCTCCATCTTTCGAGCTTGTTGCAGAGGTGCTCCGGCCAGTACGTGCTCCCATCGTCGACGTGCATCTCCTCGAGAACCATGGCGTTCTCCACCAGGAACTTGGCGAGCTGGACCTGGACGCAGTCCGCCTCCTTGGCATTGAACTGCAGCGTCACCTTCCGCAGACTCGTCTGCAAGCAGCTGAACACGCCGTCGTCGGTCAAGACCGCGGGGAGCTCCGAGACCTTGCTGACGGCACGACGCGAGGAAGCGGTCATGGATGCGAGCCTGTTGAATCGGTCCATGGACTGGGCGAAGGGCCTTCTGGCCGGATCATTGGTGTCGGGCTCGTCGTCGTCGCGGTACCATTGCGTCATGTTCAAGTTGAGCCGGAGCTCGGACATGGCCGGGCAGGAGCGGAGCAGCCTCGCCATTGCCAACGCGGCGCTGCTGCTCGTGTACTCATGGAATTCGTCTAGTTCGAGGAGCTTGAGGTTCGGGAAGGTTGGCAGGATGGCCCCGCCGTGCTCCTCCTCGCCGTAG